A region from the Pseudomonas sp. P8_229 genome encodes:
- a CDS encoding glutaredoxin family protein, protein MLGNVLKKVALVLLVVVVYQNWGKIERVFNPSQMVSEQTRAQAHVVLYATDWCGYCKQTKRFLDSKGIAFKEFDIEKDAEARKAYEALGGRGIPLIDVNGTLIRGFSPDEILAALK, encoded by the coding sequence ATGCTCGGCAATGTGCTGAAGAAAGTTGCGCTGGTTCTGCTGGTGGTCGTGGTCTATCAGAACTGGGGCAAGATCGAGCGGGTGTTCAACCCGTCGCAAATGGTCTCGGAGCAGACGCGGGCGCAGGCCCATGTTGTGCTCTATGCCACCGACTGGTGCGGCTACTGCAAGCAGACCAAACGCTTTCTCGACAGCAAGGGGATTGCGTTCAAGGAATTCGACATCGAGAAGGATGCCGAGGCGCGCAAGGCGTATGAGGCACTGGGCGGGCGCGGGATTCCGTTGATTGATGTGAATGGCACATTGATTCGCGGATTCAGCCCGGACGAGATCCTCGCTGCCCTGAAGTAA
- the yejK gene encoding nucleoid-associated protein YejK, whose protein sequence is MPIRHCIVHLIDKKPDGTPAVLHARDTELAESAAIENMLADLNESYNAKQGKAWGLFHPESGAFPFSGWLKEYMEGGKDFTAFSKVAVEHLQKLMEESNLSVGGHVLFAHYQQGMTDYLAIALLHHSEGVAVTDELDVTPSRHLDLGQLHLAARINVSEWQNNKQSKQYISFIKGKNGKKVSEYFRDFIGCQEGVDGPGETRTLLKAFSDFVESEDLPEESAREKTKTLVDYASSQAKLGEPMGLEELSELIDEERPKAFYDHIRNKDYGLSPEIPADKRTLNQFRRFTGRAEGLSISFEAHLLGSKIEYDEEAGTLVIKGLPTSLTDQLKRRN, encoded by the coding sequence ATGCCGATCCGTCATTGCATCGTCCACCTGATCGACAAAAAACCCGACGGCACGCCCGCAGTTCTGCACGCCCGTGACACAGAACTCGCTGAATCCGCGGCCATCGAGAACATGCTCGCCGACCTCAACGAGAGCTATAACGCCAAACAGGGCAAAGCCTGGGGTCTGTTCCATCCGGAATCCGGCGCATTCCCGTTCAGCGGCTGGCTGAAGGAATACATGGAGGGCGGCAAGGACTTCACCGCGTTCAGCAAAGTCGCGGTCGAGCATCTGCAGAAGCTGATGGAAGAATCGAACCTGTCGGTCGGCGGCCACGTGCTGTTCGCCCACTACCAGCAAGGCATGACCGATTATCTGGCGATCGCCCTGCTGCACCACAGCGAAGGCGTGGCGGTGACCGATGAGCTGGACGTGACCCCGTCGCGCCACCTCGACCTCGGTCAACTGCATCTGGCTGCGCGGATCAACGTGTCCGAGTGGCAGAACAACAAGCAGTCCAAGCAGTACATCTCGTTCATCAAGGGCAAGAACGGCAAGAAGGTCTCGGAATACTTCCGCGACTTCATCGGCTGCCAGGAAGGCGTCGACGGCCCGGGCGAGACGCGCACCCTGCTCAAGGCGTTCAGTGATTTCGTTGAAAGCGAAGACCTGCCGGAAGAGTCTGCCCGCGAGAAGACCAAGACCTTGGTCGATTACGCCAGCAGCCAGGCCAAGCTTGGCGAGCCGATGGGCCTGGAAGAACTGTCGGAGCTGATCGACGAGGAGCGCCCGAAAGCCTTCTACGACCACATCCGCAACAAGGATTACGGCCTGTCGCCGGAGATACCGGCGGACAAACGCACCCTCAACCAGTTCCGTCGCTTCACCGGCCGCGCCGAAGGCCTGTCCATCAGCTTTGAGGCACACTTGCTGGGCTCCAAGATCGAGTACGACGAAGAAGCCGGCACTCTGGTCATCAAGGGCCTGCCGACCTCGCTCACCGATCAGCTCAAGCGCCGCAACTGA
- a CDS encoding HU family DNA-binding protein, whose translation MALTKDQLIADIAEAIDAPKTTARNALDQLGQIVADQLENGGEITLPGIGKLKVTERPARTGRNPSTGAAIEIPAKKVIKLVVAKGLTDAVNK comes from the coding sequence ATGGCTCTTACTAAAGACCAACTGATCGCCGACATCGCTGAAGCTATCGACGCGCCGAAAACCACCGCGCGTAACGCTCTGGACCAACTGGGCCAAATCGTTGCCGATCAGCTGGAAAACGGCGGCGAAATCACCTTGCCAGGTATCGGCAAGCTGAAAGTGACCGAGCGTCCTGCCCGCACTGGCCGTAACCCTTCGACTGGCGCTGCCATCGAAATCCCTGCCAAGAAAGTGATCAAGCTGGTTGTGGCCAAAGGCCTGACCGACGCTGTGAACAAGTAA
- the rlmF gene encoding 23S rRNA (adenine(1618)-N(6))-methyltransferase RlmF, whose translation MNAPRTPKPARKKPDSATPAKAVEPREKASLHPRNRHQGRYDFPALIKTTPELAKFVITNPYGKESIDFASPDAVRVFNRALLKSFYGIQHWDIPADYLCPPVPGRADYVHFLADLLASMNDGKVPRGAIVNVLDIGMGANCVYPLIGNSEYRWHFLGSEIDPTAVAAARAIVQSNDLNKVIQLRQQENRKHILIGLLEPGERFDLTMCNPPFHASMDEATKGSERKWRALGKADPKRKLPVLNFGGQSAELWCEGGEARFVTQLIAESANFQHKVLWFSTLVSKASNLPAIETALKKAGVLESQVVEMSQGQKQSRFVAWTFQTKSEQQIWRRERWTR comes from the coding sequence ATGAACGCCCCCCGCACACCCAAACCTGCGCGCAAGAAGCCCGACTCCGCGACCCCGGCCAAAGCCGTCGAGCCGCGTGAAAAGGCCAGCCTGCACCCGCGCAATCGCCACCAGGGTCGTTACGACTTCCCGGCACTGATCAAGACCACGCCGGAACTGGCGAAATTCGTGATCACCAACCCGTATGGCAAGGAAAGCATCGACTTCGCCAGTCCCGATGCAGTGCGCGTGTTCAACCGGGCGCTGCTCAAATCGTTTTATGGCATCCAGCATTGGGACATCCCGGCGGATTACCTCTGCCCACCGGTCCCGGGCCGTGCCGATTACGTGCACTTCCTCGCGGATTTGCTGGCGAGCATGAACGACGGCAAGGTCCCACGCGGCGCGATCGTCAACGTGCTGGACATCGGCATGGGCGCCAACTGCGTGTATCCGCTGATCGGCAACAGCGAATACCGCTGGCACTTCCTCGGCTCGGAGATCGATCCGACGGCCGTGGCTGCTGCCAGAGCCATCGTCCAGTCCAACGATCTGAACAAGGTTATCCAGCTGCGCCAGCAGGAAAACCGCAAGCACATCCTGATCGGATTGCTGGAACCGGGTGAGCGCTTTGACCTGACCATGTGCAATCCGCCGTTCCATGCCTCGATGGATGAAGCGACCAAGGGCAGCGAGCGTAAATGGCGCGCATTGGGCAAGGCCGACCCGAAGCGCAAGCTGCCGGTACTGAACTTCGGCGGCCAATCAGCCGAGCTGTGGTGTGAAGGTGGCGAAGCACGTTTCGTGACGCAACTGATCGCCGAGAGCGCGAACTTCCAGCACAAGGTGCTGTGGTTCAGCACACTGGTGTCGAAAGCCTCGAACCTGCCAGCCATCGAAACCGCGCTGAAGAAAGCCGGCGTGCTGGAAAGCCAGGTGGTGGAGATGTCGCAAGGACAGAAACAGAGCCGTTTCGTCGCCTGGACCTTCCAGACCAAGTCCGAGCAGCAGATCTGGCGTCGCGAGCGCTGGACGCGCTAA
- a CDS encoding valine--tRNA ligase, which translates to MDKTYQPHAIETSWYNTWESENYFAPQGAGDSYTIMIPPPNVTGSLHMGHGFNNAIMDALIRFRRMQGRNTLWQPGTDHAGIATQMLVERQLEATGQNRHDLGREKFLEKVWEWKDQSGGNISRQIRRLGSSVDWSRERFTMDDGLSEAVKEAFVRLHEDGLIYRGKRLVNWDTKLHTAISDLEVENHDEKGFLWNLKYPLADGAKTAEGNDFLIVATTRPETMLGDSAVAVNPNDERYKALIGKFVELPLVGRRIPIIADDYCDPEFGTGCVKITPAHDFNDYEVGKRHNLPLLNIFDKNANVLPAAQVFNLDGTLNDSIDGKIPAEYAGLERFEARKQIVAAFDAAGLLVSVNDHALKVPKGDRSGTIIEPWLTDQWYVSTKPLAEPAIAAVEDGRIQFVPKQYENMYFSWMRDIQDWCISRQLWWGHRIPAWYDESGKVYVGRDEAEVRAKHNLGPDVALQQDNDVLDTWFSSGLWTFSTLGWPEQTEFLKKFHSTDVLVTGFDIIFFWVARMIMMTMHLMKNEDGTPQVPFKTVYVHGLVRDGQGQKMSKSKGNVLDPLDIIDGIELEELVQKRTSGLMQPKLAKKIEKQTRDEFADGIASYGTDALRFTFCSLASTGRDIKFDMGRVEGYRNFCNKIWNAARYVLDKGEDCGQNGEAYELSLADRWIISQLQRTEAEVTRQLDQFRFDLAAQALYEFIWNQYCDWYLELSKPVLWDENAPVERQRGTRRTLVRVLEVALRLAHPFMPFITEEIWQRIAPLAGVQGKTIMLQAWPVANEERIDPAAEDDIEWLKELMLGTRNIRGEMNIGPGKPLPIYLKNVSAEDQRRLTENEALLKKLARLESITVLQAGEEAPLSATALVGEMEVLVPMAGLIDKGAELARLDKEILRLQGEVQRVGGKLSNAGFVDKAPAEVIEKERAKLAEAEQALGKLAEQHARIASL; encoded by the coding sequence ATGGATAAGACCTACCAGCCGCACGCCATTGAAACTTCCTGGTACAACACCTGGGAGTCCGAGAACTACTTCGCCCCGCAAGGCGCGGGCGACTCCTACACCATCATGATCCCGCCGCCGAACGTCACCGGCAGCCTGCACATGGGTCACGGTTTCAACAACGCGATCATGGACGCCCTGATCCGTTTCCGCCGCATGCAGGGTCGCAACACCCTGTGGCAGCCGGGCACCGACCACGCTGGTATCGCCACGCAGATGCTGGTGGAACGTCAACTGGAAGCCACCGGCCAGAACCGTCATGACCTGGGCCGCGAGAAATTCCTCGAGAAAGTCTGGGAGTGGAAAGATCAGTCCGGCGGCAACATCAGCCGTCAGATCCGCCGTCTCGGCTCGTCCGTCGACTGGAGCCGCGAGCGCTTCACCATGGACGACGGTCTCTCGGAAGCGGTCAAGGAAGCCTTCGTGCGCCTGCACGAAGACGGCCTGATCTACCGTGGCAAGCGTCTGGTCAACTGGGACACCAAACTGCACACGGCGATTTCCGACCTCGAAGTGGAGAACCACGACGAGAAAGGTTTCCTGTGGAACCTGAAATACCCACTGGCTGACGGCGCGAAAACTGCTGAAGGCAACGATTTCCTGATCGTCGCGACCACCCGTCCGGAAACCATGCTCGGCGACTCCGCCGTGGCCGTTAACCCGAACGATGAGCGCTACAAAGCCCTGATCGGCAAATTTGTCGAGCTGCCACTGGTTGGCCGCCGCATCCCGATCATCGCCGACGATTACTGCGATCCTGAATTCGGCACCGGCTGCGTGAAAATCACCCCGGCCCACGATTTCAACGACTACGAAGTCGGCAAGCGCCACAACCTGCCGCTGCTGAACATCTTCGACAAGAACGCCAACGTACTGCCGGCAGCCCAGGTGTTCAATCTCGACGGCACGCTGAACGACAGCATCGACGGCAAGATTCCGGCCGAGTACGCCGGTCTTGAGCGTTTCGAAGCGCGCAAGCAGATCGTTGCCGCGTTCGACGCCGCCGGCCTGTTGGTCAGCGTCAACGACCACGCCCTGAAAGTGCCGAAAGGCGACCGCTCCGGCACCATCATCGAGCCGTGGCTGACCGACCAGTGGTACGTGTCGACCAAACCGCTGGCCGAGCCTGCGATTGCTGCCGTTGAAGACGGTCGCATCCAGTTCGTGCCCAAGCAGTACGAAAACATGTACTTCTCGTGGATGCGCGACATCCAGGACTGGTGCATCAGCCGTCAGCTGTGGTGGGGCCACCGGATTCCGGCCTGGTACGACGAGTCGGGCAAAGTCTACGTCGGTCGCGACGAAGCCGAAGTGCGCGCCAAGCACAACCTCGGCCCGGACGTGGCGCTGCAACAGGACAACGACGTACTCGACACCTGGTTCAGTTCGGGCCTGTGGACGTTCTCCACCCTGGGCTGGCCTGAGCAGACCGAGTTCCTGAAGAAATTCCACTCCACCGACGTACTGGTGACGGGTTTCGACATCATTTTCTTCTGGGTTGCCCGGATGATCATGATGACCATGCACCTTATGAAGAACGAGGACGGCACGCCGCAGGTTCCGTTCAAGACCGTTTATGTACACGGTCTGGTGCGTGATGGTCAGGGCCAGAAAATGTCCAAGTCCAAGGGCAACGTCCTTGACCCGCTGGACATCATCGACGGTATCGAGCTGGAAGAACTGGTGCAAAAGCGCACCTCCGGCCTGATGCAGCCGAAACTGGCGAAGAAAATCGAGAAGCAGACCCGCGACGAGTTCGCCGACGGTATCGCCAGCTATGGCACCGACGCCCTGCGCTTCACCTTCTGCTCGCTGGCTTCGACCGGTCGTGACATCAAGTTCGACATGGGCCGCGTTGAAGGCTATCGCAACTTCTGCAACAAGATCTGGAACGCCGCGCGTTATGTTCTGGACAAGGGCGAAGATTGCGGCCAGAACGGCGAAGCCTACGAGCTGTCGCTGGCGGATCGCTGGATCATCTCGCAGCTGCAACGCACCGAAGCCGAAGTGACCCGTCAGCTGGATCAGTTCCGTTTCGACCTCGCTGCACAAGCGCTGTACGAGTTCATCTGGAACCAGTACTGCGACTGGTACCTGGAGCTGTCCAAGCCAGTGCTGTGGGACGAGAACGCGCCGGTCGAGCGTCAGCGCGGCACCCGCCGTACGCTGGTTCGCGTACTGGAAGTGGCATTGCGTCTGGCCCATCCGTTCATGCCGTTCATCACTGAAGAAATCTGGCAGCGCATCGCGCCGCTGGCCGGCGTTCAGGGCAAGACGATCATGCTGCAAGCGTGGCCAGTGGCCAACGAAGAGCGCATCGATCCGGCGGCCGAAGACGACATCGAATGGCTGAAGGAGCTGATGCTCGGCACGCGTAACATCCGTGGCGAAATGAACATCGGCCCGGGCAAGCCATTGCCGATCTACCTGAAGAACGTCAGCGCTGAAGACCAGCGCCGTCTGACCGAGAACGAAGCACTGCTGAAGAAGCTGGCGCGTCTGGAATCGATCACCGTTCTGCAGGCCGGCGAAGAAGCGCCGCTGTCCGCTACCGCACTGGTTGGCGAGATGGAAGTGCTGGTGCCGATGGCCGGTCTGATCGACAAGGGTGCCGAGCTCGCGCGTCTGGACAAGGAAATCCTGCGTCTGCAGGGCGAAGTCCAGCGGGTTGGCGGCAAGCTGTCGAACGCCGGTTTCGTTGACAAGGCCCCGGCCGAAGTCATCGAGAAAGAACGCGCCAAACTGGCCGAGGCAGAACAGGCCCTGGGCAAACTGGCCGAGCAACACGCGCGGATTGCCAGCCTGTAA
- a CDS encoding DNA polymerase III subunit chi gives MDTPKPLQKPAHLLDDLESIRQLLGDDNLQPPLLTDTVDEGEQEQIPMLFEAVDTTPPAIEPPPAPAPAPAAQPAAAPVDKGPDALLHLDSELRAAAQLIMQDVIDDFAPHIETEIKRRLDARMERLLSQYE, from the coding sequence ATGGACACTCCAAAACCGCTGCAAAAGCCTGCTCACCTGCTGGACGATCTCGAATCGATCCGCCAGTTGCTCGGCGATGACAACCTGCAACCGCCACTGCTGACCGACACGGTCGATGAGGGCGAACAGGAACAGATTCCGATGCTGTTCGAGGCCGTCGACACTACGCCGCCCGCCATCGAACCGCCACCCGCGCCGGCCCCGGCACCTGCGGCACAACCGGCAGCTGCACCTGTGGATAAAGGCCCGGACGCTCTGCTGCATCTGGACAGCGAACTGCGCGCTGCCGCGCAATTGATCATGCAAGATGTGATCGACGACTTCGCGCCGCACATCGAAACCGAAATCAAACGCCGTCTGGATGCGCGGATGGAACGGCTGCTCAGTCAGTACGAATAA
- a CDS encoding DNA polymerase III subunit chi translates to MTKVDFYILPSADPSARLDFACKLTEKAWRMGHRIYLHCSDAAQRDDLDARLWAFKGETFVPHGPADSEPDGLIVLGVGADCGAHQDLLVNLDLKVPAFASQFARVAEVVVEDPTIRAAARESFRFYREQGYPLQDHRLQRL, encoded by the coding sequence ATGACCAAAGTCGACTTTTATATCCTGCCCAGCGCCGATCCTTCGGCTCGCCTGGACTTTGCCTGCAAGCTCACCGAGAAAGCCTGGCGCATGGGCCACCGCATCTACCTGCATTGCAGCGATGCTGCCCAGCGTGACGACCTCGATGCGCGCCTGTGGGCGTTCAAGGGCGAAACCTTCGTACCTCACGGCCCTGCCGACAGTGAACCAGATGGTTTGATTGTGCTGGGGGTGGGCGCTGACTGCGGCGCGCACCAGGATCTGCTGGTCAACCTCGACCTGAAAGTCCCGGCCTTCGCCAGCCAGTTCGCCCGCGTGGCGGAAGTGGTGGTGGAAGACCCGACGATTCGCGCGGCGGCACGGGAGAGTTTCCGTTTCTACCGCGAACAGGGCTATCCTCTGCAAGATCACCGTTTACAGCGACTCTGA
- a CDS encoding leucyl aminopeptidase — protein sequence MELVVKSVSPETLKTATLVVAVGEGRKLGVAARQVDELSGGAVSAVLKRGDLAGKVGQSLLLHSLPNLKAERVLLVGVGKDEELGDRPFRKIVAGILNTLKGLGGTDAVLALDEIIVKNRDSYGKTRLLAETLVDGEYSFDQFKSQKAEPRALKKITLLTIKAAQAEVQRAVNHATAIAHGMAFTRDLGNLPPNICHPTFLGEQAKNLGKEFKDLKVEVLDEKKIKALGMGSFYAVGQGSAQPPRLIVMQYNGGKKSEKPYALVGKGITFDTGGISLKPGAGMDEMKYDMGGAASVFGTLRAVLELKLPINLVCILACAENMPSGNASRPGDIVTTMSGQTVEILNTDAEGRLVLCDALTYSERFKPQAVIDIATLTGACVVALGAHTSGLLGNNDELVEQLLSAGKAADDRAWQLPLFDEYQEQLDSPFADIANIGGPKAGTITAACFLSRFTKNLNWAHLDIAGTAWTSGGKDKGATGRPVPLLTQYLLDRAKA from the coding sequence ATGGAACTGGTTGTAAAAAGCGTTAGCCCAGAAACGTTGAAAACCGCCACCCTGGTGGTTGCCGTCGGCGAAGGCCGCAAACTCGGCGTCGCCGCCAGACAGGTCGACGAACTGAGCGGTGGCGCGGTCAGCGCCGTCCTCAAGCGTGGCGACCTGGCCGGCAAGGTCGGTCAGAGCCTGCTGCTGCACAGCCTGCCAAACCTGAAAGCCGAGCGCGTGCTGCTGGTCGGCGTGGGCAAGGATGAAGAACTGGGCGACCGTCCGTTCCGCAAAATCGTTGCCGGGATCCTCAACACCCTGAAGGGTCTGGGCGGCACCGACGCGGTGCTGGCGCTGGATGAAATCATCGTCAAAAACCGCGACAGCTACGGCAAGACCCGTCTGCTGGCCGAAACCCTGGTGGATGGCGAATACAGCTTCGACCAGTTCAAGAGCCAGAAAGCCGAACCGCGCGCCCTGAAGAAAATCACCCTGCTGACCATCAAGGCCGCCCAAGCCGAAGTGCAACGCGCCGTGAATCACGCTACAGCGATCGCGCACGGCATGGCCTTCACCCGCGATCTGGGTAACCTGCCGCCGAACATCTGCCACCCGACGTTCCTCGGCGAACAAGCGAAGAACCTCGGCAAAGAGTTCAAGGATCTGAAAGTCGAAGTCCTCGACGAGAAGAAGATCAAAGCGCTCGGCATGGGTTCGTTCTACGCCGTTGGCCAGGGCAGCGCCCAGCCGCCGCGCCTGATCGTCATGCAGTACAACGGCGGCAAGAAGTCCGAGAAGCCTTACGCGCTGGTCGGCAAAGGCATCACCTTCGACACCGGCGGCATCAGCCTGAAGCCGGGCGCCGGCATGGACGAAATGAAGTACGACATGGGCGGCGCTGCCTCCGTGTTCGGTACTCTGCGTGCCGTGCTCGAACTGAAACTTCCGATCAATCTGGTGTGCATCCTCGCCTGCGCCGAAAACATGCCGAGCGGCAACGCTTCGCGTCCGGGCGACATCGTCACCACCATGAGCGGCCAGACCGTGGAAATCCTCAACACCGACGCCGAAGGCCGTCTGGTGCTGTGCGACGCCCTGACCTACTCCGAACGCTTCAAGCCGCAAGCGGTGATCGACATCGCCACCCTGACCGGCGCCTGCGTCGTGGCACTGGGTGCACACACTTCCGGCCTGCTGGGCAACAACGACGAACTGGTCGAGCAACTGCTCAGCGCCGGCAAGGCTGCTGACGACCGCGCCTGGCAACTGCCGCTGTTCGACGAATACCAGGAGCAACTGGACAGCCCGTTCGCCGACATCGCCAACATCGGCGGGCCGAAGGCCGGCACCATTACCGCCGCGTGCTTCCTGTCGCGCTTCACCAAGAACCTCAACTGGGCACACCTGGACATCGCGGGCACCGCCTGGACCAGCGGCGGCAAGGACAAGGGCGCCACTGGCCGTCCGGTACCTTTGCTGACCCAATACCTGCTGGACCGCGCCAAAGCCTGA
- the lptF gene encoding LPS export ABC transporter permease LptF, protein MIVFRYLSREVMLTLSAVSAVLLVIIMSGRFIKYLAQAAAGQLDPGSLFLIMGYRLPGFMQLILPLGLFLGILLAYGRLYLESEMTVLSATGMSQQRLLRMTLFPATLVALVVAWLSLSLAPQGANQFQLLLNKQDALTEFDTLEPGRFQALRDGTRVTYTETLTDDRVNLSGVFISQKNLGANQKDRGISVLVAEKGRQEIHSDGNRYLILHNGYRYDGSPGQADYRAIKYDTYGVLLPKPDASDEVTDRDAMPTSTLLSNNDERSKAELQWRISLPLLVFIVTLMAVPLSRVNPRQGRFLKLLPAILLYMAYLTILIAARGALEKGKIPPALGLWWVHGIFLVIGLGLLYWEPLRLKLASRRSAALEVARG, encoded by the coding sequence TTGATCGTCTTCCGTTATCTGTCCCGTGAAGTGATGTTGACCCTGAGCGCCGTCAGCGCCGTGCTGCTGGTCATCATCATGAGCGGTCGCTTCATCAAATACCTTGCCCAGGCCGCTGCGGGCCAGCTCGATCCGGGATCGCTGTTCCTGATCATGGGTTACCGTCTGCCGGGGTTCATGCAACTGATCCTGCCGCTGGGCCTGTTTCTCGGGATCCTGCTGGCTTACGGCCGGTTGTACCTCGAAAGCGAAATGACCGTGCTCTCGGCCACCGGCATGAGTCAGCAGCGTCTGCTGCGCATGACCTTGTTTCCGGCGACGCTGGTTGCACTGGTGGTGGCGTGGTTGAGCCTGAGCCTGGCCCCGCAGGGTGCCAATCAGTTTCAGCTGCTGCTGAACAAGCAGGACGCCCTGACCGAATTCGATACCCTCGAGCCCGGCCGTTTCCAGGCATTGCGTGACGGCACCCGGGTGACCTACACCGAAACCCTGACCGACGATCGCGTCAACCTCAGCGGTGTATTCATCTCGCAGAAGAACCTGGGGGCCAATCAGAAGGATCGCGGGATTTCCGTGCTGGTGGCCGAGAAGGGCCGTCAGGAAATCCACTCGGACGGCAATCGCTACCTGATCCTGCACAATGGCTATCGTTATGACGGCAGCCCGGGCCAGGCCGATTACCGCGCGATCAAATACGACACCTACGGCGTATTGCTGCCCAAACCCGATGCCAGCGACGAGGTCACCGACCGTGACGCGATGCCGACATCGACCTTGCTGAGCAACAACGACGAGCGCTCCAAGGCTGAACTGCAATGGCGTATTTCGTTGCCGTTGCTGGTATTCATCGTGACTCTGATGGCGGTGCCGCTGTCGCGGGTCAATCCGCGTCAGGGCCGTTTCCTGAAGCTGCTGCCGGCGATTCTTCTTTATATGGCTTACCTGACCATCCTGATTGCCGCCCGCGGCGCCCTCGAAAAAGGCAAGATTCCACCCGCCCTTGGCCTGTGGTGGGTGCACGGGATCTTCCTGGTCATCGGCCTCGGCCTGCTGTACTGGGAGCCTTTGCGCCTGAAACTGGCCAGCCGTCGCAGCGCTGCGCTGGAGGTGGCTCGTGGTTAA
- the lptG gene encoding LPS export ABC transporter permease LptG: MVKLDRYIGSSVFVAIIAVLAIILGLATLFAFIDEMSDVSDTYTLTDVLSFVILTAPRRLYEMLPMAALIGCLIGLGSLASSSELTVMRAAGVSIGRIVWAVMKPMLVLMLAGVLIGEYVAPATESMAQANRSLAQGSGDAQSAKHGMWHRQGEEFIHINAVQPDGLLYGVTRYHFDKERHLLSSSFAKRAEFDGNRWQLTDVTTTVFHERNTEVLNAPSEQWDVSLSPQLLNTVVMAPEALSISGLWGYIHYLAEQGLSNGRYWLAFWVKVLQPLVTAALVLMAISFIFGPLRSVTLGQRVFTGVLVGFTFRIVQDLLGPSSLVFGFSPLFAVLVPAAVCALAGVWLLRRAG; the protein is encoded by the coding sequence GTGGTTAAACTCGACCGCTATATCGGCAGCAGCGTATTCGTGGCGATTATCGCCGTGCTGGCGATCATCCTGGGTCTGGCGACCCTGTTTGCCTTCATCGACGAGATGAGCGACGTCAGCGATACCTACACGCTGACCGACGTTCTGAGCTTCGTCATCCTCACCGCACCACGTCGCCTCTATGAAATGCTGCCGATGGCCGCACTGATCGGCTGCCTGATCGGCCTTGGCAGTCTGGCCAGCAGCAGCGAGCTGACGGTCATGCGGGCCGCTGGCGTGTCCATCGGGCGTATCGTCTGGGCGGTCATGAAGCCGATGCTGGTGTTGATGCTGGCCGGTGTGCTGATCGGTGAATACGTGGCCCCGGCCACCGAAAGCATGGCTCAGGCCAATCGTTCGCTGGCGCAAGGCAGCGGCGACGCGCAGAGTGCCAAGCACGGCATGTGGCACCGTCAGGGCGAGGAGTTCATTCATATCAACGCCGTGCAACCCGATGGCCTGTTGTATGGCGTGACCCGCTATCACTTCGACAAGGAGCGCCACCTGCTGAGCTCCAGCTTCGCCAAGCGTGCGGAATTCGACGGCAACCGCTGGCAGCTCACCGACGTGACCACCACGGTGTTCCATGAGCGCAACACTGAAGTACTGAACGCCCCGAGCGAACAGTGGGACGTGTCGCTGAGCCCGCAATTGCTCAACACGGTGGTGATGGCGCCTGAGGCGCTGTCCATTTCCGGTCTGTGGGGTTACATCCACTATCTGGCGGAGCAGGGCCTGAGCAACGGCCGCTACTGGCTGGCATTTTGGGTCAAGGTGTTGCAGCCGCTGGTCACCGCCGCGCTGGTACTGATGGCTATCTCCTTCATCTTCGGCCCTTTGCGCTCGGTAACCCTCGGTCAGCGGGTGTTCACCGGTGTGTTGGTAGGCTTTACCTTCCGCATCGTCCAGGATTTGCTCGGCCCATCGAGCCTGGTGTTCGGCTTCTCGCCGCTGTTCGCGGTGCTTGTGCCCGCCGCGGTCTGTGCGCTGGCAGGGGTCTGGTTGCTGCGACGGGCCGGTTGA